The following proteins are encoded in a genomic region of Bufo bufo chromosome 11, aBufBuf1.1, whole genome shotgun sequence:
- the ESR2 gene encoding estrogen receptor beta isoform X1: MSTYMHKEFSQLQSMQHIGLSKADIKTSPSGLASALEYNGNQNIMPVDQSPVYIPSYMDNRQDYSSMAFCSPSVINYNVPGNSSDSEGSVMRQTMSPSVLWTAPDHMSPVTLHCQSSLLYAEPPRSPWFEAKPEEHMLPINRETMKRKSIGAECTNHIGSNPGSKRDTHFCAVCSDYASGYHYGVWSCEGCKAFFKRSIQGHNDYICPATNQCTIDKNRRKSCQACRLRKCFEVGMMKCGTRRDRCGYRIIRHRRHSEEQMHCFGKNKKVTETIGHVKEVLPCCMGPEQFVLSLIEAEPPNVLLMNRPCKPFTEASMMMSLTKLADKELVHMIAWAKKIPGFIELSLYDQVRLLESCWLEVLMMGLMWRSIDQPGKLIFAPDLALDRDEGKCVEGILEIFDMLLATTSRFRELKLQHREYLCLKVLILLNSHMFPLCTSEEESESNRKLHQLLNTVTDGLVWVIAKSGIPFRQQSTRLANLLMLLSHVRHASNKGMEHLLSMKCKNVVPVYDLLLEMLNAHTLRDHRKPMPPASYSAKTQSDGRDAVAQPPQ; encoded by the exons ATGTCGACCTACATGCACAAAGAATTTTCTCAGTTGCAGTCAATGCAGCATATCGGACTCTCTAAAGCAGATATCAAAACTTCCCCGTCTGGTCTAGCgtctgccctggagtacaatggcAATCAGAACATCATGCCAGTTGACCAAAGTCCAGTGTACATTCCTTCATACATGGATAATCGTCAAGACTACTCCTCTATGGCATTCTGCAGCCCGTCCGTCATAAATTACAACGTTCCTGGAAATTCTAGTGATTCCGAGGGTTCTGTGATGAGACAGACCATGAGTCCGAGCGTGCTATGGACTGCTCCAGACCACATGTCTCCCGTGACCTTGCATTGCCAATCTTCACTACTATATGCAGAGCCACCCAGGAGTCCATGGTTTGAAGCCAAACCAGAAGAACACATGCTGCCAATTAACAG AGAAACCATGAAGAGAAAGTCTATAGGAGCCGAATGCACAAACCACATTGGAAGTAACCCCGGGTCTAAGAGGGACACCCACTTCTGTGCAGTGTGCAGCGACTATGCCTCTGGTTACCACTATGGCGTATGGTCTTGTGAAGGCTGCAAGGCGTTTTTCAAGAGAAGCATTCAAG GACACAATGATTACATCTGCCCTGCCACAAACCAGTGCACAATAGACAAAAACAGACGCAAAAGCTGCCAAGCGTGTCGTCTGCGCAAGTGCTTTGAAGTGGGGATGATGAAATGTG gaaCCAGACGGGATCGATGTGGGTACCGTATCATACGTCATCGGCGTCACTCTGAGGAACAGATGCATTGTtttggaaaaaacaaaaaagttactgAAACCATAGGGCATGTAAAAGAAGTCCTTCCCTGTTGCATGGGCCCAGAACAGTTTGTTTTGTCTCTCATTGAAGCTGAACCACCAAATGTCCTACTGATGAATCGTCCCTGTAAGCCCTTCACTGAGGCGTCCATGATGATGTCATTAACAAAACTTGCTGACAAGGAGCTGGTTCATATGATCGCTTGGGCCAAGAAAATCCCAG GTTTTATAGAATTGAGTCTCTATGATCAAGTTCGATTACTGGAAAGCTGTTGGTTGGAAGTTTTGATGATGGGACTAATGTGGCGGTCAATTGATCAACCTGGAAAACTTATCTTTGCCCCAGATCTAGCTCTTGACAG GGATGAAGGCAAATGTGTGGAGGGGATACTGGAAATCTTTGATATGCTGCTAGCTACAACCTCACGATTCAGAGAGTTAAAACTTCAGCACCGGGAATATCTCTGCCTGAAGGTCCTCATCCTGCTTAATTCCC ACATGTTTCCATTATGCACGTCAGAGGAGGAGTCGGAGAGCAATCGTAAGCTGCACCAGTTATTgaatacagtcactgatggaCTGGTCTGGGTCATTGCCAAGAGCGGCATTCCTTTCCGACAGCAGTCAACCCGGCTGGCCAATTTACTGATGCTTCTGTCACACGTTAGACACGCCAG caACAAAGGAATGGAGCATCTGCTCAGCATGAAGTGTAAGAACGTGGTGCCCGTATACGATCTACTGTTGGAAATGCTGAACGCGCATACTCTGCGGGACCACAGGAAGCCGATGCCACCCGCAAGCTACAGTGCCAAAACACAAAGTGACGGTAGGGACGCTGTGGCACAGCCACCTCAATGA
- the ESR2 gene encoding estrogen receptor beta isoform X2: MDSPAIQMEHQGSKNPIIIRETMKRKSIGAECTNHIGSNPGSKRDTHFCAVCSDYASGYHYGVWSCEGCKAFFKRSIQGHNDYICPATNQCTIDKNRRKSCQACRLRKCFEVGMMKCGTRRDRCGYRIIRHRRHSEEQMHCFGKNKKVTETIGHVKEVLPCCMGPEQFVLSLIEAEPPNVLLMNRPCKPFTEASMMMSLTKLADKELVHMIAWAKKIPGFIELSLYDQVRLLESCWLEVLMMGLMWRSIDQPGKLIFAPDLALDRDEGKCVEGILEIFDMLLATTSRFRELKLQHREYLCLKVLILLNSHMFPLCTSEEESESNRKLHQLLNTVTDGLVWVIAKSGIPFRQQSTRLANLLMLLSHVRHASNKGMEHLLSMKCKNVVPVYDLLLEMLNAHTLRDHRKPMPPASYSAKTQSDGRDAVAQPPQ; encoded by the exons ATGGACAGTCCAGCAATCCAGATGGAACACCAGGGATCTAAGAATCCAATTATTATAAG AGAAACCATGAAGAGAAAGTCTATAGGAGCCGAATGCACAAACCACATTGGAAGTAACCCCGGGTCTAAGAGGGACACCCACTTCTGTGCAGTGTGCAGCGACTATGCCTCTGGTTACCACTATGGCGTATGGTCTTGTGAAGGCTGCAAGGCGTTTTTCAAGAGAAGCATTCAAG GACACAATGATTACATCTGCCCTGCCACAAACCAGTGCACAATAGACAAAAACAGACGCAAAAGCTGCCAAGCGTGTCGTCTGCGCAAGTGCTTTGAAGTGGGGATGATGAAATGTG gaaCCAGACGGGATCGATGTGGGTACCGTATCATACGTCATCGGCGTCACTCTGAGGAACAGATGCATTGTtttggaaaaaacaaaaaagttactgAAACCATAGGGCATGTAAAAGAAGTCCTTCCCTGTTGCATGGGCCCAGAACAGTTTGTTTTGTCTCTCATTGAAGCTGAACCACCAAATGTCCTACTGATGAATCGTCCCTGTAAGCCCTTCACTGAGGCGTCCATGATGATGTCATTAACAAAACTTGCTGACAAGGAGCTGGTTCATATGATCGCTTGGGCCAAGAAAATCCCAG GTTTTATAGAATTGAGTCTCTATGATCAAGTTCGATTACTGGAAAGCTGTTGGTTGGAAGTTTTGATGATGGGACTAATGTGGCGGTCAATTGATCAACCTGGAAAACTTATCTTTGCCCCAGATCTAGCTCTTGACAG GGATGAAGGCAAATGTGTGGAGGGGATACTGGAAATCTTTGATATGCTGCTAGCTACAACCTCACGATTCAGAGAGTTAAAACTTCAGCACCGGGAATATCTCTGCCTGAAGGTCCTCATCCTGCTTAATTCCC ACATGTTTCCATTATGCACGTCAGAGGAGGAGTCGGAGAGCAATCGTAAGCTGCACCAGTTATTgaatacagtcactgatggaCTGGTCTGGGTCATTGCCAAGAGCGGCATTCCTTTCCGACAGCAGTCAACCCGGCTGGCCAATTTACTGATGCTTCTGTCACACGTTAGACACGCCAG caACAAAGGAATGGAGCATCTGCTCAGCATGAAGTGTAAGAACGTGGTGCCCGTATACGATCTACTGTTGGAAATGCTGAACGCGCATACTCTGCGGGACCACAGGAAGCCGATGCCACCCGCAAGCTACAGTGCCAAAACACAAAGTGACGGTAGGGACGCTGTGGCACAGCCACCTCAATGA